The Pygocentrus nattereri isolate fPygNat1 chromosome 17, fPygNat1.pri, whole genome shotgun sequence genome window below encodes:
- the LOC108442285 gene encoding NACHT, LRR and PYD domains-containing protein 3-like isoform X1 — protein sequence MEDMSDLQDDDTSTTQSPVQQDRSIPSAPSCVSLKSDHSMEPPITINDKPPPSGHHPAQQDRSVSSALSCVSFKSDTSMEPPISLNDKPSTSGHRLVQRDSSVPSAPSCVSLKSDHSMDPPITINDKPPPSGQQMTSLRSNETSSTVEQSICVHPKGPAMPAFTGHESYEKYKINLKERFQRLSDGLQHHGHSMLLNEIYTELYITEGGSGEVNNEHEVRQIEMAARTQSSTDDTPIKCNDIFKPLLGQDKLIKTMLTKGVAGIGKTVSVQKFIVDWAEGEANQDVHFIFPLPFRELNLINTQPFSLKGLVHNFFPQIKDMNFTHIADHNTVFIFDGLDERRLSLNFLNGAVITNATDKTTVDNLLTNLINGNLLPSAKIWITSRPAAAGQIPLEFISQVTEIRGFNDPQKEEYFKKRITNQSLADRTITHLKSSRSLYIMCHIPVFCWISATVLEKMLRDAEGTTIPRTLTQMYTHFLIIQTCIRKEKYVQTGHVDKEMIFKLGQLAFKQLIKGNLIFYEEDLKECDIDVKDAVVYSGVCTQIFREESELYLGQAKVFCFVHLSIQEHLAALYVYVSFSEGNKVVLNQWNPAKIAPTFSCSSISDLQKSAVDKALRSTNGQFDLFLRFLLGLSQESNQSLLQMLLPHISACGSQNVEQTIEYIKIRLRMNLSPEKYINLFHCLNELNDSSLQDEIQNLLSARRLSKTKLSPALWSALVFVLLTSEREVEVFDLRKYSLNNADECLYRMLPVVKASRTAEVRHCNLSDKGFQALTSVLSSKSSNLRDLKLSGNVMHGSGTHFLSEGLKSPHCKLETLDLSDCDIKEKDCSLLASALNSNPLHLRELDLSFNFLGDFGVKQLSEVLRNRSCRLEKLKLFSCELTAKSCVALSTALKSNTSLTELDLSKNALRDSGVKQLSAGLRNSHSKLRSLSLADCGLTVIGCSSLCGALRSKFSYLSELYLNFNSLRDTGVRFICECLKQPHCKLEKLSLSQCDISEEGCAALASALRLNPSHLRELELSGNKPGSSGKQLLKALQEHKDFRLEKLKI from the exons ATGGAGGACATGTCTGACCTTCAAGATGATGACACGTCCACAACACAGAG TCCAGTTCAGCAAGACAGATCAATCCCATCAGCACCCAGCTGTGTGTCCCTCAAGAGTGACCATTCCATGGAACCTCCAATCACCATTAATGATAAACCACCACCTTCTGGACATCA TCCAGCTCAACAGGACAGATCAGTTTCTTCAGCACTTAGCTGTGTGTCCTTCAAGAGTGACACATCTATGGAGCCTCCAATCTCCCTTAATGATAAACCTTCAACCTCTGGACATCG TCTGGTTCAGCGGGACAGCTCAGTCCCATCAGCACCCAGCTGTGTGTCCCTCAAGAGTGACCACTCTATGGATCCTCCAATCACTATCAATGATAAACCCCCACCTTCTGGACAACA AATGACGTCGCTGAGAAGTAATGAAACTAGCAGTACTGTGGAACAGAGCATCTGCGTCCATCCTAAAGGCCCTGCAAT GCCAGCATTTACTGGGCATGAATCATATGAGAAGTATAAAATCAATCTGAAGGAAAGGTTTCAACGATTATCTGACGGACTACAGCATCATGGACATTCAATGCTCCTTAACGAGATCTACACAGAGCTCTACATTACTGAGGGAGGAAGCGGGGAGGTCAATAATGAACATGAAGTGAGACAGATTGAGATGGCAGCCAGGACACAGTCATCAACGGACGACACACCAATCAAATGCAATGATATCTTTAAACCTTTACTTGGACAAGATAAACTGATCAAAACCATGCTAACAAAGGGGGTGGCGGGTATTGGAAAAACTGTCTCTGTGCAGAAGTTCATTGTGGACTGGGCTGAAGGTGAAGCAAACCAGGATGTCCATTTCATATTTCCACTTCCTTTCAGGGAGCTGAACTTGATCAATACCCAGCCATTCAGTCTGAAGGGTCTTGTTCATAACTTCTTTCCACAAATTAAAGACATGAACTTTACTCACATTGCTGATCACAACACCGTATTCATCTTTGACGGCTTGGATGAACGTCGTTTGTCCTTGAACTTCCTAAATGGTGCAGTCATAACCAACGCAACTGACAAGACCACAGTGGACAATCTTTTGACAAACCTCATCAATGGCAATCTGCTTCCCTCTGCAAAAATCTGGATAACCTCCCGGCCAGCAGCAGCAGGCCAGATTCCTCTCGAATTCATTAGTCAAGTCACAGAGATTCGGGGATTCAATGACCCTCAGAAAGAAGAATACTTCAAGAAAAGGATCACTAACCAAAGTTTGGCTGACAGAACCATCACGCACTTGAAATCTTCTAGGAGCCTCTACATCATGTGCCATATACCCGTCTTCTGTTGGATTTCTGCCACTGTTCTGGAGAAGATGTTAAGAGATGCAGAAGGTACAACAATACCCAGGACCTTGACCCAAatgtacacacattttctcaTCATCCAAACATGCATCAGAAAGGAGAAGTATGTTCAGACTGGACATGTTGACAAGGAGATGATTTTCAAGCTTGGACAGCTCGCTTTCAAACAGTTGATAAAAGGCAACCTGATCTTCTATGAGGAAGACTTGAAGGAGTGTGACATCGATGTCAAGGATGCTGTAGTATACTCAGGAGTGTGCACACAGATCTTCAGAGAGGAGTCTGAACTGTATCTTGGGCAGGCGAAGGTGTTCTGCTTCGTCCACTTGAGCATTCAGGAACATCTTGCCGCTTTGTATGTCTATGTATCCTTCAGTGAAGGTAACAAAGTGGTGCTCAATCAGTGGAATCCAGCAAAGATCGCTCCTACCTTTTCATGTTCATCCATCTCTGACCTTCAAAAGAGTGCAGTGGACAAGGCCTTGAGAAGCACAAATGGTCAGTTTGACCTGTTTCTCCGCTTCCTTCTTGGCCTCTCACAGGAAAGCAACCAATCTCTCCTGCAAATGCTGCTTCCACACATATCAGCGTGTGGTTCCCAAAATGTTGAACAGACAATTGAATACATCAAGATTCGCCTCAGGATGAACCTCTCTCCAGAGAAATACATCAACCTGTTTCACTGCCTGAATGAGCTGAATGACTCTTCCTTGCAGGATGAGATACAAAACTTACTTAGTGCCAGACGCCTTTCCAAGACCAAACTCTCCCCAGCACTGTGGTCAGCTCTGGTGTTTGTGTTGCTGACCTCAGAGAGGGAAGTGGAGGTCTTTGACTTGAGGAAATACAGCCTGAACAATGCAGACGAATGCCTTTACAGAATGCTACCAGTTGTGAAGGCCTCTAGAACAGCTGA GGTCAGGCATTGTAACCTCTCCGATAAAGGTTTTCAAGCTCTGACTTCAGTTCTTAGCTCAAAATCTTCAAATCTTAGAGATCTGAAACTCAGTGGTAACGTAATGCATGGGTCTGGCACACACTTTCTTTCTGAAGGTCTCAAGAgtccacactgtaaactggagacactGGA TCTATCTGATTGTGATATCAAAGAAAAAGACTGCAGTTTACTGGCATCTGCTCTCAACTCAAATCCTCTGCACCTGAGAGAGCTCGACTTGAGCTTCAACTTTCTTGGAGATTTTGGTGTGaagcagctctctgaggtcCTGCGGAATCGAAGCTGTAGGCTGGAGAAATTAAA GCTGTTTTCCTGTGAACTAACAGCAAAGAGCTGTGTGGCTCTGTCTACAGCGCTGAAAAGCAACACCAGCCTGACTGAGCTGGATTTGAGTAAAAATGCTCTTCGGGACTCTGGAGTAAAGCAGCTCTCTGCAGGACTGAGGAATTCTCACTCAAAGCTCAGGAGTCTTAG CCTGGCAGACTGTGGCCTCACGGTTATTGGCTGCAGTTCACTGTGTGGTGCCCTGAGGTCAAAATTCTCTTATCTGAGTGAGCTGTATCTGAACTTCAACTCACTCAGAGACACTGGGGTTAGGTTCATCTGTGAATGTCTGAAACAGCCACACTGCAAGCTAGAGAAACTAAG CCTGTCACAGTGTGATATCTCAGAAGAAGGCTGTGCTGCTCTGGCCTCAGCTCTCCGGCTGAACCCGTCACACCTAAGAGAGCTGGAACTGAGTGGGAACAAACCAGGAAGTTCAGGAAAGCAACTCCTCAAAGCTCTGCAAGAACATAAAGACTTCAGATTGGAAAAGTTAAA AATATAG
- the LOC108442285 gene encoding NACHT, LRR and PYD domains-containing protein 3-like isoform X2 — translation MTSLRSNETSSTVEQSICVHPKGPAMPAFTGHESYEKYKINLKERFQRLSDGLQHHGHSMLLNEIYTELYITEGGSGEVNNEHEVRQIEMAARTQSSTDDTPIKCNDIFKPLLGQDKLIKTMLTKGVAGIGKTVSVQKFIVDWAEGEANQDVHFIFPLPFRELNLINTQPFSLKGLVHNFFPQIKDMNFTHIADHNTVFIFDGLDERRLSLNFLNGAVITNATDKTTVDNLLTNLINGNLLPSAKIWITSRPAAAGQIPLEFISQVTEIRGFNDPQKEEYFKKRITNQSLADRTITHLKSSRSLYIMCHIPVFCWISATVLEKMLRDAEGTTIPRTLTQMYTHFLIIQTCIRKEKYVQTGHVDKEMIFKLGQLAFKQLIKGNLIFYEEDLKECDIDVKDAVVYSGVCTQIFREESELYLGQAKVFCFVHLSIQEHLAALYVYVSFSEGNKVVLNQWNPAKIAPTFSCSSISDLQKSAVDKALRSTNGQFDLFLRFLLGLSQESNQSLLQMLLPHISACGSQNVEQTIEYIKIRLRMNLSPEKYINLFHCLNELNDSSLQDEIQNLLSARRLSKTKLSPALWSALVFVLLTSEREVEVFDLRKYSLNNADECLYRMLPVVKASRTAEVRHCNLSDKGFQALTSVLSSKSSNLRDLKLSGNVMHGSGTHFLSEGLKSPHCKLETLDLSDCDIKEKDCSLLASALNSNPLHLRELDLSFNFLGDFGVKQLSEVLRNRSCRLEKLKLFSCELTAKSCVALSTALKSNTSLTELDLSKNALRDSGVKQLSAGLRNSHSKLRSLSLADCGLTVIGCSSLCGALRSKFSYLSELYLNFNSLRDTGVRFICECLKQPHCKLEKLSLSQCDISEEGCAALASALRLNPSHLRELELSGNKPGSSGKQLLKALQEHKDFRLEKLKI, via the exons ATGACGTCGCTGAGAAGTAATGAAACTAGCAGTACTGTGGAACAGAGCATCTGCGTCCATCCTAAAGGCCCTGCAAT GCCAGCATTTACTGGGCATGAATCATATGAGAAGTATAAAATCAATCTGAAGGAAAGGTTTCAACGATTATCTGACGGACTACAGCATCATGGACATTCAATGCTCCTTAACGAGATCTACACAGAGCTCTACATTACTGAGGGAGGAAGCGGGGAGGTCAATAATGAACATGAAGTGAGACAGATTGAGATGGCAGCCAGGACACAGTCATCAACGGACGACACACCAATCAAATGCAATGATATCTTTAAACCTTTACTTGGACAAGATAAACTGATCAAAACCATGCTAACAAAGGGGGTGGCGGGTATTGGAAAAACTGTCTCTGTGCAGAAGTTCATTGTGGACTGGGCTGAAGGTGAAGCAAACCAGGATGTCCATTTCATATTTCCACTTCCTTTCAGGGAGCTGAACTTGATCAATACCCAGCCATTCAGTCTGAAGGGTCTTGTTCATAACTTCTTTCCACAAATTAAAGACATGAACTTTACTCACATTGCTGATCACAACACCGTATTCATCTTTGACGGCTTGGATGAACGTCGTTTGTCCTTGAACTTCCTAAATGGTGCAGTCATAACCAACGCAACTGACAAGACCACAGTGGACAATCTTTTGACAAACCTCATCAATGGCAATCTGCTTCCCTCTGCAAAAATCTGGATAACCTCCCGGCCAGCAGCAGCAGGCCAGATTCCTCTCGAATTCATTAGTCAAGTCACAGAGATTCGGGGATTCAATGACCCTCAGAAAGAAGAATACTTCAAGAAAAGGATCACTAACCAAAGTTTGGCTGACAGAACCATCACGCACTTGAAATCTTCTAGGAGCCTCTACATCATGTGCCATATACCCGTCTTCTGTTGGATTTCTGCCACTGTTCTGGAGAAGATGTTAAGAGATGCAGAAGGTACAACAATACCCAGGACCTTGACCCAAatgtacacacattttctcaTCATCCAAACATGCATCAGAAAGGAGAAGTATGTTCAGACTGGACATGTTGACAAGGAGATGATTTTCAAGCTTGGACAGCTCGCTTTCAAACAGTTGATAAAAGGCAACCTGATCTTCTATGAGGAAGACTTGAAGGAGTGTGACATCGATGTCAAGGATGCTGTAGTATACTCAGGAGTGTGCACACAGATCTTCAGAGAGGAGTCTGAACTGTATCTTGGGCAGGCGAAGGTGTTCTGCTTCGTCCACTTGAGCATTCAGGAACATCTTGCCGCTTTGTATGTCTATGTATCCTTCAGTGAAGGTAACAAAGTGGTGCTCAATCAGTGGAATCCAGCAAAGATCGCTCCTACCTTTTCATGTTCATCCATCTCTGACCTTCAAAAGAGTGCAGTGGACAAGGCCTTGAGAAGCACAAATGGTCAGTTTGACCTGTTTCTCCGCTTCCTTCTTGGCCTCTCACAGGAAAGCAACCAATCTCTCCTGCAAATGCTGCTTCCACACATATCAGCGTGTGGTTCCCAAAATGTTGAACAGACAATTGAATACATCAAGATTCGCCTCAGGATGAACCTCTCTCCAGAGAAATACATCAACCTGTTTCACTGCCTGAATGAGCTGAATGACTCTTCCTTGCAGGATGAGATACAAAACTTACTTAGTGCCAGACGCCTTTCCAAGACCAAACTCTCCCCAGCACTGTGGTCAGCTCTGGTGTTTGTGTTGCTGACCTCAGAGAGGGAAGTGGAGGTCTTTGACTTGAGGAAATACAGCCTGAACAATGCAGACGAATGCCTTTACAGAATGCTACCAGTTGTGAAGGCCTCTAGAACAGCTGA GGTCAGGCATTGTAACCTCTCCGATAAAGGTTTTCAAGCTCTGACTTCAGTTCTTAGCTCAAAATCTTCAAATCTTAGAGATCTGAAACTCAGTGGTAACGTAATGCATGGGTCTGGCACACACTTTCTTTCTGAAGGTCTCAAGAgtccacactgtaaactggagacactGGA TCTATCTGATTGTGATATCAAAGAAAAAGACTGCAGTTTACTGGCATCTGCTCTCAACTCAAATCCTCTGCACCTGAGAGAGCTCGACTTGAGCTTCAACTTTCTTGGAGATTTTGGTGTGaagcagctctctgaggtcCTGCGGAATCGAAGCTGTAGGCTGGAGAAATTAAA GCTGTTTTCCTGTGAACTAACAGCAAAGAGCTGTGTGGCTCTGTCTACAGCGCTGAAAAGCAACACCAGCCTGACTGAGCTGGATTTGAGTAAAAATGCTCTTCGGGACTCTGGAGTAAAGCAGCTCTCTGCAGGACTGAGGAATTCTCACTCAAAGCTCAGGAGTCTTAG CCTGGCAGACTGTGGCCTCACGGTTATTGGCTGCAGTTCACTGTGTGGTGCCCTGAGGTCAAAATTCTCTTATCTGAGTGAGCTGTATCTGAACTTCAACTCACTCAGAGACACTGGGGTTAGGTTCATCTGTGAATGTCTGAAACAGCCACACTGCAAGCTAGAGAAACTAAG CCTGTCACAGTGTGATATCTCAGAAGAAGGCTGTGCTGCTCTGGCCTCAGCTCTCCGGCTGAACCCGTCACACCTAAGAGAGCTGGAACTGAGTGGGAACAAACCAGGAAGTTCAGGAAAGCAACTCCTCAAAGCTCTGCAAGAACATAAAGACTTCAGATTGGAAAAGTTAAA AATATAG